Below is a genomic region from Candidatus Binatia bacterium.
GCGTCTCTCGGTGTTGCACGGCGGTGGCAGCCTCGAAGCGGCGGCCGCGATCGCGGGCAATCACGGCGACGATCGATCGATCCTGTTCAGGATCGCGCCGCTCGTCGACAAGAACATGCTGACGCTCGCAGACAACGCGGACTCCGAGCCGCGCGTCTCGATGCTCGAGATGCTGCGCGAGTTCGCGCACGAGCGTCTGGTCGAGAGCGGCGAGCTCGCCGACGCGCAGCGCCGGCACGCCGAATACGTTCTCGCGTTTACACAGACCGGAACTGGACAGCTTTCGGGCGCGGCCCAAGCGCAGTGGCTGACGCGCTTCGAACTGGAGCACGGCAACATCCGGGCGGCGTTGCAGTACCTGTCTCGTGAAAGCGCGGCGGCCTCGGGCTTTCGTCTCGTCGCCGCGGTCTGGCGATTCTGGTGGCTTCACGGTCATCTCACGGAGGGTATCGGTTGGATCCGCCGCTTTCTCGCGCTGCGCGGCGGCTCGCCCGCGAACGTACCGGACCCGCTCTACGCGTCCGTCTTGCGTGCGTTCGTGGTGCTGTTGTCGGCGCTCGGAAACTTCGGCGAGGCGCTCGCGTCGTGCGAAGAAGCCTTAGCGCTCCAGCGCAAGATCGGCGACGAACCGGGGCTCGGCGCGTCGCTTACGTCGCTCGGCATCATTTTCCAGTTTCGGGGTGAGTACGATCGCGCGCAGGATGTGCACGAAGAGGGTCTTGCGATCCGGCGGCGTCTCGGCGACCAGCTCGGCATCGCGAGCTCGCTTTCGAATTTGGCGTCCGTTGCCATTAGCAAGAACGAGCTTGCGCGGGCGGCTGCACTCGGATCCGAGAGCGCGGAAATTTACCGCGCAATCCGGCACGAGACGGGCCTAGCGCACGCTTTGATGAAGATCGGCCTCGCGGTTGCGGGCGAAGGCAGGCATCAGGCCGCGGAGGAGCTGTTCGCGGAGTGTCTGCGCATCCAGCGCGCCGTCGGCGACACCGGCAGCATCTACTATTCCATCGCCAACCTCGCGGGCACGGCCTACCATCGCGGCGATTACGCGACCGCAGTCGCGCGCTATCACGAAGCGCTCGACCTGCTCGACGTGATGCCGAACAAGTCCGCGCTGGCGGGAACGCTCGACGGTATCGCCGCGACGATCGCCGCCCTCGGGGATCCGTCGCGCGGGGCCCGTCTGCTCGGGGCCGCGGACGCCTTGCGCCGCTCGATCGGGACGACGCTCTTCCCATCGGAGATGCGTAATTACGAGGCTTCGGTGGCGAGCATCCGGGCGATGTTGGGTGACGAAGCCTTCGACGTGCAGTGGCGCATCGGGGCCAGCGTCACGCTGCAGCGCGCGATCGAGGAGGCGCGCTGCAGCGTCGAGCTTCTTTCGCGGCCGGTTTAGTGGAACGTTCCGGCCGGGTAAGTGGCAACGCCGTACGTCTGCGCGCCGCCGTTGAACGTGTTGAGTTTGGTCAAGGCCGGGAAGCTGTACTCGGTGACGCGTCCGTACATCCGATCGGCCACGAACAGCTTCGTGTCCGTCGAATCCATCGTGATGAACTCGGGCGTGCCGCCGGTCGCGAACTGCTTCGTCGACTGACCGCTCTGGAAGATGTCGAAGCCGGGGATGTACTGATCCACGCCGATCCATTCGAACGGCTTGCTCGTCGGCGACTGCACGACGGCGATGCCGCCGGTCTGGCCGAAGCTGCCGCCGAGATTCGTGCAGTTGGCCGAACCGGGAAAGCACGTGAAGTCGGTACCGCTCGCGATTTCGGTGCTCGGGTTGACCGTGTAACCGAGAGCGTAGATCGACGTCTGGCCCTGCATCGTCGAGTTGAGCAGCGCGATGCCCGATGTGGTGAAGCCGGACGGGAAGTACCACGTCGTGCTTGGATTGGACGAGCCCGCCGGATACAGGTTGATGGTATTCTGACCGCCATAGAGCGGGACGTTGAGGACGTAGACGTTGCCGAAGCCGTCCACCTTGACGTCCCACGGATTGCTCATGCCGTTGCTGATCGTCGCTTTCGGCGAGCTGGAGTTGGGCGCGTAGACCGTGACGTCGTTGTTGAAGTAATTCGCGACGTACAGGTTGCCCTTCAGGTCGGTCGTGATACCATTGGGTTCGGAGATGCCGTTGGTGATCGTCCGGAGCACGGGCGGGTTCTGGGTCTTGCTTGAGGCGTTATAGACGCGGATCTCGTTGTTCTCGTTGTCGCTGACGTAGAGCAGCGTCATCTTCCTCTTCTTGTGATGGGCGTCTTGAATCTCTGCGTTCAGCTCGGCTTGCGATCCGAGCGCGTGCGCCGCGGACGACGCGGAAATGGGCGTGGGCAGCGAGGACGTGGCCCCACTGCAGCCCGCGAGGGGCGAGGCGACGGATGCAAGCGCGATAAGCGACCCGGCGCGAAGGGCGAGAGAGCGATACATTGTGCGAAGTTCCTTTCAAAGCGGTTGTGCGTCTGTATCGAGCCTACCGCCGCGGAGATGCCGGCACCACGAAGTTTCTAGACATTTGGGCACCGAAGGGGAGCTCGAATGAACGTCTTGGTCTTGGGTGGGACGCGCTTTTTGGGGCGCCACACCGTCGAGACCCTCGCCGGACGCGGGCACCGCGTCGTGTCTTTCCATCGGGGAAGCACGCCGTGTGCGCTTCCGAGCGAGGTCGAGGAGCGATTCGGCGATCGCAACGCGGACTTGAGCGCGGTCGATACGGAGCGTTGGGACGCGATCGTCGACGTCAACGCCTTCGAACCGGAGCAGGTCGAACGTTCGCTGCGCCTGCGGGCCGATCGCTATCTGTTCGTCTCGACGGTCAGCGTGTACGCAGATTTCTCGGTGGTGGGGATCGTCGAGGACGCCGCCACCATCGACACCTTCGATCCGGCGGACGCGGCCGCAGCGTACGGCGGAAAGAAGGCCGCGTGCGAGCGGCTCGTGCGCGAGCGCTATCCGCAGAACGCCGTGATTTTGCGTCCCGGACTGATCGCGGGACGCTGGGACTACACCGGACGCTTTACGTATTGGTGCGAACGACTGCTGCGCGGCGGCTCCGTTCTGGTCGCCGCGCCGCCGGATCGCCGCGTGCAGTTCGTCGACGCTACCGACCTGGCGCGTTTCGCGGAGACCGCGCTGGCACGCGAGATCTGCGGCGTCTTCAACGTCGTCGGCCCATCGCGGCCGACTTCGATGGCCCAGCTGCTCCGCGAGGCCGCGTCCGTGGCGCGTGAGCGCGGTGCTCTGTCGTCGCGCTTTTGCTGGAGCGACGCGGCGTTGCTGACGGAACTAGGCGTCGAACCGTGGACCGAGATGCCGCTGTGGGCGCCCGGCGACGAGTGGAGCGGCCTGCTCCAGATTAGTAACGCCGCCGCGCTCGCGGCCGGTCTGGAGCTGCGCCCTATGGCAGCGACGGTGAGGTCCGTGCTGGATTGGACGCAGGCGGAGCATCCGCACAATCCGGCGGGGCTCGACGCTGGGCGCGAGGCCGAGTTAATCGCTCAGATCGCGGGCTAGCGCGTATCGCAGGCCATCACGACCGTGCGCTCCGGCGGGCTCGTGGTTTGACCTGCTGTCCGACCCAGTCCACGACCTTGTCCGAGCACTCCAGTTCGATATGTGAGACTGGAAACGTCTTCGCTACGGGCTGGGGGATATCGTCGGATTTAGCGGCCAGCGTCTCCACGACTCCATCCCAAGGTAGGGTTACGCCGCTGCCCTCGACGAGCACTTTCTTGAAGTAGTCCTCACTAAGCGCGCACACGCCATAGACACGTACGAGACACATCCACTCCGTGCCGGCCGCCTCGACGAACGTTGGTTGCGGCGGTCGCATGTGATTGATGCCGAATAAGATCGTCGCAAGCTCGGTGGAGTTCGGGGCAAGCGACGCGATCATTCCGCTGTCGATAGCTTTGTCGACGTTGCCCGGCGGCTGGTCCGAGAACGAGTCGAGAACGCCCAGCACGAAACCCATCCGCCAGCCGTTCTCTTTCTTTGCAAGCGGCGTGCCGCGGAGCGGAAGCGGACCGCCGAGCAGCACGACGTGAGCGGGACGGGACGAGCGATCGAGGCGGGGGAGCGCCGCCAGCGTCACCAGCGTCCCGTAGCTGTGCGCCTCGACGTCGAGCGACTTCACGCCCGCCTTCTGGACGGTTTCCAAAAAGCTTTGAAAGAGCGGACCTTCGACGCTGGGCGGATTGAACCAGTCGTAGTCCCAACCCAAGATCTGCTCGTATCCGCCCGCATCCGCGATCCGTTGCGGGCATGGCGACGGCGTCGCCGGAAACGACTCCTCGACGCTCGAGAAGATACCGTGGATCAGCACGAGCGTCGTTTTTCCGGCGAGGATCTTGCCATCTTTACTCCACGCCTTCCCGTCCCAGTAACGGGGTCCGGGCGGTTGCGTCCGATAGCGCTTGCTGTCGACGCCTATCCCCATCGCGACGTAGGCCGCACCGTCGAGCAGCATCGCCGGCAGCTCGGTGGTCACTTCGCGACTGATGGCGTCAACACGGTCGAGCGAGACAAAGCGTACCGTGCGGCCATTCGCATAGCCGATCTCGATCAACGAGGCGTGTCCGGCCGAAATCAGCCGGGCTTGCCCGGCGGGGTAACGCAGCGTCAGGCGAAGACCAGAACCCGCTAGCTTCGTCTCGTGCGGGGGCGCGGCAAACGTCACGCGCAATACGCCGGGCAGCATCTGCCACCCGCGATTGGGCGCGACCAGCTCCGCGTGCGGATCTTTCGCCACGACGATGCGGACCTGCGATCCGAGCGAACGCGACAACGGCGTGGCCGTATCGCCGGACGCGCGGTACGCCGCCGATTCCGGCGCGAAGGAAAAACCTCCGCTCTCCGGGCGGCTGCACGCAGCCAAAACCAGACTCACGCCGCCAAGCACAATTGCCGCCGTGCTGTATACCGTGCGCGACTTCAACATTCCGTCAACTCCTCTAGTAGGCGGGTCGATTCTCCGCCTGAGCGGTGTGAGGGTTCCCGAACTTGGCGAGCGTTTCCTCGATATGCGGCTGCGGTCGCTAGCGTATCGCGGACCACTCGGAGCGCGAGATCCCGTATACGTAGATCGGGTTGCCGAAGCGATTGCGCTCAAGCCGCTTTAGCCGGCGCATGCCGTTGCGCCGCGCAACGGCGATCGATGGACGATTCTGGGTCACGATGAACGATACGACGCGATCGACGCCAAGATGCGCAAACGCCCAGTCGCGGCAGGCGCGCGCCGCTTCCGTCGCATAGCCCGCGCCCCAGTACTCCGGGAGGAGCATGTACGCGACCTCCACGTCCGCGCGCGCATCTACGTCGTCCCAGTGGAGCAACCCGACCTGACCGACGAACGCGCCGTCCGACTTGCGTTCAACGGCCAGCAAAGAGTAGCCGAGCCGTTCGTAGGCGCCGCGCACTTTCTCGAGTACGCGGCCGGCATGGGCGCGATCGTAAACCGCGGGATAGTAGCGCATCACGCGAGGGTCGCTCATCAAGCGAAACACGAGGTGCGCCTCGTCGGGTCCGAATCGACGCAGGTGGAGACGTTCGGTCTCGATCGCGTCGAGAGCCGGCGTCGGCGTCGCTATTTTTTGCTCGCGAAAAAGCCGTTCGTGTTGCCGGCGGAATCCACGTAGTAACCGGCGATATCGCCGGTCTGATTGATTCCGGTGATGACCGTAGTTCCGACGGCGTTCGGCTCGTCGATCCGCTGCCACGCTATGGATTTCCTTAGCGGATTGGTGAGCAGGAAGCCGTGGGTGCCGCCGGAGCTGCCGACGTACGATCCGACGATTTGATCGTAGACGGTGACGCCCAGGAACTTCGTATCGGTCGCGCCGGGATAGGAGAACTCCGTGTACGTTCCTAGATGCAACAGGAAGCCGACGGAGTGGCCGCTCTTTTGCAGATAGCCGACGATGTCGCCGCGGCCGGCGATGCTCGTCGCGACCGCGTTGTCTCCGCCGGGTGGAGAGAGGGGTTTGTACTGATCCGTGACGATGTCCAGCGTGAATGGTTCGTTAACGCCCGTGGAGTC
It encodes:
- a CDS encoding tetratricopeptide repeat protein, with translation MNESLADVLRLFRSSAHLSQEALAERSGLSTRTVSDIETGSARTPRLVTVMLLAEALGLSPEDRMRLQEAGRKPAVRTADAPQPTAALPETALIGRDADVARASALLSREGVRLVTLAGPAGVGKTSLAIRVAAERAKTTGATPVLVELAPVEDPALVPAAIASALGIRESADAPAIDAIQAFLRGRKALVVLDNLEHLTPAAARVAAILDACPALTILITSREPLHLRNEHVFTVRPLENDAAIALFVQRAQMVKPEFEFGPENAAAIRSIVDHLEGLPLAIELAAPRLLLLAPKALAARLERRLPLLGDAAADRPQRQQTMHGAIAWSYDLLSEGEQQLFRRLSVLHGGGSLEAAAAIAGNHGDDRSILFRIAPLVDKNMLTLADNADSEPRVSMLEMLREFAHERLVESGELADAQRRHAEYVLAFTQTGTGQLSGAAQAQWLTRFELEHGNIRAALQYLSRESAAASGFRLVAAVWRFWWLHGHLTEGIGWIRRFLALRGGSPANVPDPLYASVLRAFVVLLSALGNFGEALASCEEALALQRKIGDEPGLGASLTSLGIIFQFRGEYDRAQDVHEEGLAIRRRLGDQLGIASSLSNLASVAISKNELARAAALGSESAEIYRAIRHETGLAHALMKIGLAVAGEGRHQAAEELFAECLRIQRAVGDTGSIYYSIANLAGTAYHRGDYATAVARYHEALDLLDVMPNKSALAGTLDGIAATIAALGDPSRGARLLGAADALRRSIGTTLFPSEMRNYEASVASIRAMLGDEAFDVQWRIGASVTLQRAIEEARCSVELLSRPV
- a CDS encoding NAD-dependent epimerase/dehydratase family protein, encoding MNVLVLGGTRFLGRHTVETLAGRGHRVVSFHRGSTPCALPSEVEERFGDRNADLSAVDTERWDAIVDVNAFEPEQVERSLRLRADRYLFVSTVSVYADFSVVGIVEDAATIDTFDPADAAAAYGGKKAACERLVRERYPQNAVILRPGLIAGRWDYTGRFTYWCERLLRGGSVLVAAPPDRRVQFVDATDLARFAETALAREICGVFNVVGPSRPTSMAQLLREAASVARERGALSSRFCWSDAALLTELGVEPWTEMPLWAPGDEWSGLLQISNAAALAAGLELRPMAATVRSVLDWTQAEHPHNPAGLDAGREAELIAQIAG
- a CDS encoding GNAT family N-acetyltransferase, with translation MATPTPALDAIETERLHLRRFGPDEAHLVFRLMSDPRVMRYYPAVYDRAHAGRVLEKVRGAYERLGYSLLAVERKSDGAFVGQVGLLHWDDVDARADVEVAYMLLPEYWGAGYATEAARACRDWAFAHLGVDRVVSFIVTQNRPSIAVARRNGMRRLKRLERNRFGNPIYVYGISRSEWSAIR